The genomic region ACGTCGAGCAATCTAACTCGCCATACTATCTATGCTCAACGGAACCATTTCGCCGTGTACGGTCAGTCCTAACAACATCGGCTCTTGCGGTCGGATAGTTTTGCCTGTAATCACGCAACGTTCCTCTCGTTGGGCTGTCGCTTCGAGGCTGGCGCGGATATCGGACGGTGAAAACGAGGGTCGATAATGACCGGATTTCTGCTGGACGTAATTCCAAAGGACATCGCGAATGAGGGCTTGGTAGCCCCGATCGCCTGCAATGGCTTTGAGATTGTCTTTTAGCTCTCTCTCCAAGCGGATGCTGGTGACTTCCATTTCGGTGGTCGGAGTTCGAGTAATTGCGGGCATAATTTTTTCCTCAAATGGGTAGACATCTCTGTAATATCAGTGTAGTATGTTTACTGTAGATTTCAAGTCATTCCCTTCAAAACTTTTTACTGTGAAGCTTTCAACCGCCCTCTCTATGCAACGATATCTCGCCGACGCCTTTGACTGGAGTATCGACCTCGCGCGCCGAGTCGATGCCGTCGTGGCGATCGCCAGAGATGGTTTTGCGAGTGGGTGTGATTCCTGCGCAGATGTGCTAGAGATTGGAGAAGGTTTCGTATGTTTAGCCCCGGGGAACCCCGAGGGCAATGGTGATAGAACGGGTGTAAGAAGCGGGAGGTACGCCTCAACTTGATGTCGTACCTGGAATAGATAAAACAAAACCATAAACGGATTTTGTGGCCCCCGCTTCCTCCAGCATGAGAAGTGGGGGTCATTTAATAAGGAGTTCAGCCGTGACGAGCAGCATAACTGACGTATTGACACATGCGGTGGTAGTTTTCTCTAAAAACTACCTGCCGATCGCGCGAGTGAACGTTAAACGGGCGATCGTGCTGTTAATCGCCGGAAAGGCGGAACCCCTCGATTTGACGGGGGGTATGGCCGCCGCCACGACGGGGATGCCTTTGAGCAAAATTTACGAAGTCCGATCGCCCTCGACGATCTTGCAGGTTCCCGAACATATCCGCCTCACGGTCAGTGGTACCGAACGGATGTGGAAAGTACCGCCCGTCAACCGCCGGGAAGTGCTGCGACGCGATCGCCATAGCTGCCAATACTGCGGCAGTACGAAACACTTGACTCTCGATCACGTCATCCCTAAATCAAAAGGGGGCGCCCATAGTTGGGATAACGTCGTCGCAGCTTGCAGTGCGTGTAACGGTCGGAAAGGCGATCGCACGCCCCAGCAAGCGGGGATGCCGCTCACAAGCAAGCCAAAGGCACCGATGCATCCCGCGATCGCATTTGCTGAAGAATTTTGGAATGATTTTCAGGTCTAAAGGGGAAAAATAGTTCGGTTCTCAGAAATTAACTGAACCCAACCCGCAGGTAGCGGCAATAAAAAGAGGGTTCCACCGCTCTTTATACTCCTCTCACCGCCTACCTCGACCCCTGTGGATCTCAAGCCCCATCGGGCAGGGCTGCGCTGACAGCCAACGAACGAGAATACTCAAAACCACGGGAGAATAACCGGGAATGTTGAAGTTCACGTACACCGAAAACGGCTTTAACTTGGAGCGTTTGGCGTCCTCCGTCGATGAGTTAGTCGCCCGGCGAGTCGTTTTGGCGATGCGCGTCGGCGAAGGAATCGTCGTCGAACCGACGAGTGCATCGTTTCTGCTCCCTGCAGACCTACCGGGGCTTAAGGGTTTGGAAACTCAAGCGCGGCGGGATCGAAATGAGGCGATCGCCCTGTGTATCGCCGACGCGGACTACGTGGAAGTGAGCTTGCACGGAACGTGGATCGCGGCAAACTCGGAAACCGCAGAAGGTGTTTTCGTGACCGCTATCGGCGAACTGAGCGAATTCTACCTGATCGACCTGTGGGAGCAAGCCCAAACCAAAATTTCGTTACTCGAAGAAGTCGATTGATTGAAATCGATCGATTGCAGCCGATTCCTTGAAGGAGGGGCGATCGTATTTTAGGCGATCGCCCCTTCCTATGATTGGCAATTTTTTAGCTTTCACGATTAGAACACAATCCACCTCGGGTACTTTCAACTACTTCTAAATTCAAACAACCCGAATATTCCATCGCCGGACTATTCGACGGTTTAAACACAACTAAAGCCATATTTCCAGGCGGATCGATTTCCACAACTTGCAAGTAGCCTTCGACAAAACGAACTGATTGAATGCTGCTCAAACTATAGGTTGAAAAATCGCGATCGGGCAGGGGTTCCGGTCCGGGTATACTCCCTCGATAAATCGCATATCCTCCCGGTTGCGGGTCGATAATAAACACCGCACTCGTGGTGGTCGCCGCATAGTAATTGAGCATGACACCGACGGCAATATTACCTGTTTGTGGATCGACACTGTAATCGACAATGCGATCGCCGCTCATTTCTCGTGCTTTTATCGTTCCCGTTTCCGGATCCGGTGCATCCATCACGAACACATTCATTTCACTCGCATCAATCGTGAACGTTTCGCCGCCCCATTGCGCTTGTAATTGTTTGCTATTCGAGATAATTTCAACCCGAGGAAAGGTTTCAGCCGCTTGGGGAGAATTGCGCCAAATTTGGGTAAATGGCGAACCGTCTTCTA from Oxynema aestuarii AP17 harbors:
- a CDS encoding alr0857 family protein, producing MLKFTYTENGFNLERLASSVDELVARRVVLAMRVGEGIVVEPTSASFLLPADLPGLKGLETQARRDRNEAIALCIADADYVEVSLHGTWIAANSETAEGVFVTAIGELSEFYLIDLWEQAQTKISLLEEVD
- a CDS encoding HNH endonuclease, producing MARVNVKRAIVLLIAGKAEPLDLTGGMAAATTGMPLSKIYEVRSPSTILQVPEHIRLTVSGTERMWKVPPVNRREVLRRDRHSCQYCGSTKHLTLDHVIPKSKGGAHSWDNVVAACSACNGRKGDRTPQQAGMPLTSKPKAPMHPAIAFAEEFWNDFQV